Proteins from a single region of Candidatus Saccharibacteria bacterium:
- a CDS encoding Hsp20/alpha crystallin family protein, producing MMSNLVKFDPFAELSALQKQVFGDDWMTPLKGVNIPTTDVYTNDDNELVVEAHLPHFVQDDVNIEVDHGTLVIQAEKHEKEEDKKKKYVVRETSSSFYRRIQLPERANVDEIAAHLNDGVLKVTIPLTPLPKPKKIAIESKKK from the coding sequence ATGATGAGTAATCTTGTAAAGTTTGATCCATTTGCCGAGCTGAGCGCGTTGCAAAAGCAAGTTTTTGGCGACGATTGGATGACACCATTAAAGGGCGTGAATATTCCAACGACGGATGTCTATACGAACGATGACAACGAGCTGGTTGTCGAGGCGCACCTACCTCACTTCGTACAAGACGACGTGAATATAGAAGTAGATCACGGCACGCTTGTTATTCAGGCGGAAAAGCACGAAAAAGAGGAAGACAAGAAAAAGAAATATGTCGTGCGCGAAACCAGCAGTAGCTTTTACAGGCGCATACAGCTCCCCGAGCGCGCGAATGTCGATGAAATTGCAGCGCACCTAAATGACGGCGTCCTTAAGGTAACCATCCCCTTAACGCCACTTCCAAAGCCAAAGAAGATTGCCATTGAGAGCAAAAAGAAGTAA
- a CDS encoding DUF2130 domain-containing protein, translating into MNTITCTKCGETIEIDKALEGQIEARVLAAERHKHDEEVAKMRAEQEATIAKERAAASELANKQLAGEKELLRKQAEADLELEKKKIIQDAENQQRRASQEQEALIKRLQDDADSAKEDNKKLREDLSKLMDELRASQKARDNAELEAKKKMAEEEAKIRDEVQKTADEKQRLNLAAKEKTITDLQKALDDAQRKAAQGSQQLQGEILELDLEEALAQNFRDDEISPIAKGVNGADISHTVKSQSGIECGVILWEIKRTKNWTDSWIPKLKGDLRSAKANIPVIISEVLPKQLESDMGYVDGVWVVKPKLAIILATLLRKNLLDIKRQEVRAANQDENAAALYTFVTSHEFSQQIESMVETYQEMTAQVTKERVAYEKLWAQRDKQAQKLLLSTANIVGSMQGHIGASSMPKIKGLELGEGEL; encoded by the coding sequence ATGAATACGATTACCTGCACGAAATGTGGCGAAACGATTGAAATAGATAAAGCCCTAGAAGGCCAGATAGAAGCACGGGTGCTAGCGGCCGAACGCCACAAGCACGACGAAGAGGTAGCGAAAATGCGTGCCGAGCAAGAGGCGACAATTGCCAAAGAGCGTGCCGCGGCTAGCGAACTGGCAAACAAGCAACTGGCGGGTGAAAAGGAACTACTTCGCAAACAGGCCGAAGCCGATCTAGAGCTAGAAAAGAAAAAGATTATTCAGGATGCCGAAAACCAGCAGCGCCGTGCCTCGCAGGAACAAGAGGCGTTGATAAAGCGCCTGCAAGACGACGCCGATAGCGCCAAAGAAGATAACAAAAAACTTCGCGAAGACCTGAGTAAGCTGATGGATGAGCTGCGGGCAAGCCAAAAAGCCCGCGACAACGCCGAACTAGAGGCAAAAAAGAAAATGGCCGAAGAAGAGGCAAAAATTCGCGACGAAGTGCAAAAAACAGCTGACGAAAAGCAGCGCCTTAACTTGGCGGCGAAAGAAAAGACTATTACCGATCTTCAAAAAGCACTCGACGATGCTCAGCGTAAGGCCGCCCAAGGTAGTCAGCAGCTTCAGGGTGAGATATTGGAGCTTGATTTAGAGGAAGCACTGGCGCAGAACTTCCGCGACGACGAAATCTCGCCGATAGCTAAAGGCGTCAATGGCGCCGATATCAGCCACACGGTAAAAAGCCAAAGTGGCATAGAATGTGGCGTGATTTTGTGGGAAATAAAGCGCACGAAAAACTGGACAGACAGCTGGATTCCTAAATTAAAGGGCGATCTGCGTAGTGCAAAAGCAAATATTCCTGTAATTATTAGCGAGGTGTTGCCTAAGCAGCTAGAGAGCGACATGGGCTATGTTGACGGCGTGTGGGTAGTAAAGCCAAAGCTGGCTATAATTCTTGCCACGCTGCTTCGTAAGAACCTGCTCGACATAAAACGCCAAGAGGTTCGTGCGGCCAACCAAGACGAAAACGCCGCGGCTTTGTATACGTTTGTCACGAGCCACGAGTTTAGCCAGCAGATCGAAAGTATGGTAGAAACCTACCAAGAGATGACTGCGCAGGTAACGAAAGAGCGTGTCGCGTACGAAAAGCTGTGGGCGCAGCGTGACAAACAGGCACAAAAACTACTACTAAGTACTGCAAATATTGTTGGCAGTATGCAGGGTCATATTGGCGCCTCAAGTATGCCAAAAATCAAAGGGCTCGAGCTTGGCGAGGGCGAGCTTTAG